The proteins below come from a single Serpentinimonas raichei genomic window:
- a CDS encoding NAD(P)H-dependent flavin oxidoreductase, which produces MSHLPAALQRVPFPVIGAPLFIISNPKLVIAQCQAGIVGSMPALNARPASQLDEWLAEITEALAAHDRAHPEQPAAPFAINQIVHKSNDRLEQDLALCAKYSVPIVITSLGARTDVNQAVHSWGGVVLHDIINNAFAHKAIEKGADGLVAVAAGAGGHAGVKSPFALVQEIRQWFDGPLALSGAIASGSAVLAAQAMGADFAYIGSAFIATDEARASADYKQCVVDSNSDDIVYSNLFTGVHGNYLKASIRNAGLDPDKLPESDPSAMNFGAAAAKAWKDIWGCGQGIGAIDRVLPAAERVAKLKREYAQARQRLLG; this is translated from the coding sequence ATGTCCCACTTGCCTGCCGCCTTGCAGCGCGTGCCGTTTCCGGTCATCGGCGCACCGCTGTTCATCATCAGCAACCCCAAACTCGTGATCGCCCAGTGCCAGGCTGGCATCGTGGGCTCCATGCCAGCGCTCAATGCGCGCCCGGCTTCGCAGCTCGACGAGTGGCTGGCCGAAATCACCGAGGCGCTGGCCGCACACGACCGCGCGCACCCAGAGCAACCCGCAGCCCCTTTTGCCATCAACCAGATCGTGCACAAGAGCAACGACCGGTTGGAGCAGGACCTGGCCCTGTGCGCCAAGTACAGTGTGCCGATCGTCATCACCAGCTTGGGCGCCCGCACCGACGTGAACCAGGCCGTGCACAGCTGGGGCGGCGTGGTGCTGCACGACATCATCAACAACGCTTTTGCGCACAAGGCGATTGAAAAAGGTGCCGACGGGCTGGTGGCGGTGGCTGCCGGCGCCGGTGGGCACGCGGGCGTGAAAAGCCCCTTTGCGCTGGTGCAGGAAATTCGCCAGTGGTTCGATGGCCCGCTGGCGCTCTCGGGCGCCATCGCCAGCGGCAGCGCGGTGCTGGCGGCGCAGGCCATGGGGGCTGATTTCGCCTACATCGGCTCGGCCTTCATCGCCACCGACGAAGCGCGCGCCAGCGCCGACTACAAGCAGTGCGTGGTGGACAGCAACTCGGACGACATCGTCTACAGCAACCTGTTCACCGGTGTGCACGGCAACTACCTCAAGGCCTCGATCCGCAACGCCGGGCTGGACCCTGATAAGCTGCCCGAGAGCGACCCGAGCGCGATGAACTTTGGTGCTGCTGCCGCCAAGGCCTGGAAAGACATCTGGGGCTGCGGCCAAGGCATCGGCGCGATCGACCGCGTGCTGCCCGCAGCCGAGCGGGTGGCGAAACTCAAGCGCGAGTACGCGCAGGCGCGCCAGCGGCTGCTGGGTTAA
- a CDS encoding pyridoxamine 5'-phosphate oxidase family protein → MHYTARVSMTDADLHLLQRLLQAQRLAALATLHRGEPAASMVPFALLPECGSALIHVSRLATHSKDMQEQPAVALLILAEAQADDNPLARPRLSLKGRALPCPLESPRYAAARAAYLERLPEAQELFSFPDFSLFLVEPQAARFVAGFGRAYALTAERWRAVLAPTASAAGN, encoded by the coding sequence TTGCACTACACTGCCCGCGTGAGCATGACCGACGCCGACCTCCATCTGCTGCAGCGCCTGCTGCAGGCGCAGCGCTTGGCCGCGCTGGCCACCCTGCACCGGGGCGAACCGGCGGCGTCGATGGTGCCTTTTGCGCTGCTGCCCGAGTGCGGCAGCGCGCTCATCCACGTCAGCCGGCTGGCCACCCACAGCAAAGACATGCAAGAGCAACCCGCCGTGGCACTGCTGATCTTGGCCGAAGCGCAAGCCGACGACAACCCGCTGGCGCGCCCGCGCCTGAGCCTCAAGGGCCGCGCCCTGCCCTGCCCGCTTGAGTCGCCGCGCTACGCCGCCGCCCGCGCCGCCTACCTGGAGCGGCTGCCCGAGGCGCAAGAGCTGTTCTCGTTCCCAGATTTTTCGCTGTTCTTGGTCGAGCCGCAAGCGGCGCGCTTCGTGGCCGGCTTTGGGCGCGCCTACGCGCTCACGGCCGAGCGCTGGCGCGCCGTGCTGGCACCCACAGCAAGCGCCGCCGGGAACTGA